The Streptomyces sp. CC0208 genome window below encodes:
- a CDS encoding rhomboid-like protein produces MAGLLDGMPRQRERGETDATGTPVTSPPTAALDTRSRVPRLLRLLPTPTGTPFTFVYGAVLVVVSLVAAQLDPAVAHTLHQGSSTDVAHLVRMPVLVLVASALWIAGGVLSPYALALLVVLTALERRIGGVRTAGVFLLGHIGATLATEVPVGLAVLVGQLPASSLHRLDYGVSFGVAASLGALAGLLGPWLRWPLLALFGWVLVTDLIAFTDPLTDWGHPIALTIGIATWPLVRRRYPDRQPVAAG; encoded by the coding sequence GTGGCCGGACTGCTCGACGGGATGCCCCGGCAGCGGGAACGGGGCGAGACGGACGCCACCGGGACACCGGTGACTTCGCCGCCGACGGCCGCTCTGGACACCCGCTCTCGCGTCCCCCGGCTCCTGCGGCTGCTCCCCACCCCGACCGGAACGCCGTTCACCTTCGTCTACGGCGCCGTCCTGGTCGTTGTCTCCCTGGTCGCCGCGCAGCTGGACCCCGCCGTCGCGCACACCCTGCACCAGGGCTCCAGCACCGATGTCGCGCACCTCGTGCGCATGCCCGTACTGGTGCTGGTGGCCAGCGCGTTGTGGATCGCGGGCGGGGTCCTCTCGCCGTACGCACTCGCCCTGCTGGTCGTCCTCACCGCGCTGGAGCGCCGGATCGGTGGCGTGCGCACGGCCGGTGTCTTCCTGCTCGGGCACATCGGGGCGACCCTCGCGACGGAGGTCCCCGTAGGCCTCGCGGTCCTGGTCGGGCAGCTGCCCGCCAGTTCGCTGCACCGCCTCGACTACGGCGTCAGCTTCGGCGTGGCCGCGAGCCTCGGCGCGCTGGCGGGGCTGCTCGGGCCGTGGCTGCGCTGGCCGTTGCTCGCTCTCTTCGGCTGGGTGCTGGTGACCGATCTGATCGCGTTCACCGACCCGCTGACCGACTGGGGTCATCCGATCGCCCTGACGATCGGGATCGCGACCTGGCCGCTGGTACGGCGCCGGTACCCGGACCGGCAGCCCGTCGCCGCCGGTTAG
- a CDS encoding spermidine synthase: MPTSYDIPEVLDRREGPYGEVVLRRHGELLQIIANGCFLMDTSDGRSERMLVDTALAALDDRPDPHVLIGGLGVGFSLAHAAANPRWGQITVVEREPAIIDWHRGAGPLSVLSARALADPRTNIVETDLVGFVNETCATFDALCLDIDNGPDWTVTDGNHGLYARTGLTSCARVLKPGGVLAVWSAKPSPEFEQSLANAGFQQVRTEEIPVARGVPDVVHLAVRPG; this comes from the coding sequence ATGCCCACCTCGTACGACATTCCTGAAGTCCTGGACCGTCGCGAGGGCCCGTACGGAGAGGTGGTCCTGCGGCGCCACGGCGAGTTGCTCCAGATCATCGCCAACGGCTGCTTCCTGATGGACACCTCCGACGGACGCTCGGAGCGGATGCTCGTCGACACGGCGCTCGCCGCGCTCGACGACCGGCCGGATCCGCACGTCCTCATCGGCGGCCTCGGCGTCGGCTTCTCGCTCGCACACGCGGCCGCGAACCCGCGCTGGGGCCAGATCACGGTCGTCGAGCGGGAACCGGCGATCATCGACTGGCACCGCGGCGCGGGCCCGCTCTCGGTCCTCTCGGCGCGGGCGCTCGCCGATCCCCGGACGAACATTGTGGAAACGGATCTAGTCGGATTCGTCAATGAGACATGCGCCACTTTTGACGCGCTGTGCCTCGACATCGACAACGGGCCCGACTGGACGGTCACGGACGGCAACCACGGGCTCTACGCGCGTACCGGACTCACAAGTTGCGCAAGGGTGTTGAAGCCGGGCGGCGTACTGGCCGTGTGGTCGGCGAAACCTTCTCCGGAATTTGAGCAATCACTGGCAAATGCCGGGTTCCAGCAGGTACGTACCGAGGAGATCCCGGTTGCCCGGGGAGTACCGGACGTCGTCCATCTCGCCGTCCGACCTGGATAG
- a CDS encoding response regulator transcription factor, with product MEQTHTSHNGSTATQGAQRRVLVVEDDPTIVDAIATRLRAEGFLVQTAVDGPSAVDTAEAWQPDLLILDIMLPGFDGLEVCRRVQAARPVPVLMLTARDDETDMLVGLGVGADDYMTKPFSMRELAARVHVLLRRVERAALAAATPRSGILRLGELEIDHAQRRVRVRSEDVHLTPTEFDLLVCLANTPRAVLSREQLLAEVWDWADASGTRTVDSHIKALRRKIGAERIRTVHGVGYALETPTP from the coding sequence ATGGAGCAGACACACACCTCCCACAACGGTTCGACGGCCACCCAGGGCGCTCAGCGCCGGGTCCTGGTCGTCGAGGACGACCCGACGATCGTCGACGCCATCGCGACCCGCCTGCGCGCCGAGGGATTCCTCGTGCAAACGGCGGTCGACGGCCCGTCGGCGGTCGACACGGCCGAGGCCTGGCAGCCGGACCTGCTGATCCTCGACATCATGCTGCCCGGCTTCGACGGCCTGGAGGTCTGCCGCCGTGTGCAGGCCGCCCGTCCGGTGCCGGTGCTGATGCTGACGGCCCGTGACGACGAGACCGACATGCTGGTCGGCCTCGGCGTCGGCGCCGACGACTACATGACCAAGCCGTTCTCGATGCGGGAGCTGGCCGCGCGCGTGCACGTGCTGCTGCGGCGCGTCGAGCGGGCCGCACTGGCCGCCGCCACGCCCAGAAGCGGCATTCTGCGGCTCGGCGAGCTGGAGATCGACCACGCGCAGCGCCGGGTGCGGGTGCGTTCGGAGGACGTGCATCTGACGCCCACCGAGTTCGACCTCCTGGTGTGCCTGGCGAACACCCCGCGCGCGGTGCTCTCCCGTGAGCAGCTGCTGGCCGAGGTGTGGGACTGGGCGGACGCGTCCGGCACCCGCACCGTCGACAGCCACATCAAGGCGCTGCGCCGGAAGATCGGCGCCGAGCGGATCCGCACGGTGCACGGCGTCGGCTACGCCCTGGAGACGCCGACGCCATGA